The DNA region CGACCTGGCCTACGCCGACATCGTCTACGACGGCTGGAAAGCCCCGTCGATCATGCAAGTGCCGGGCGCCAAGGACATAGCGGTGGAGTTTTTCACCCTGTCCAAGAGCTACAACATGGCCGGCTGGCGCATCGGTTTCATGGTCGGCAATGCCGAACTGGTCAATGCCCTGGCGCGGATCAAGAGTTATCACGACTACGGCACGTTCACCCCGCTGCAGGTCGCGGCGATTGCGGCGCTGGAAGGCGATCAGCAGTGCGTCAAAGACATCGCCGAGCAGTACCGGCAGCGTCGCAACGTGCTGGTCAAAGGCCTGCATGAACTGGGCTGGATGGTCGAGAATCCGAAAGCGTCGATGTATGTCTGGGCGAAGATTCCCGAGGCTTATGCGCACTTGGGCTCGCTGGAGTTCGCCAAGAAACTGCTGGCCGAGGCCAAGGTTTGCGTCTCGCCGGGCGTAGGGTTTGGTGAGTATGGGGATGATCACGTGCGCTTCGCGCTGATCGAAAACCAGGACCGGATTCGTCAGGCCATACGCGGGATTCGCGGGATGTTCCGGGCGGATGGACTAATTAGCAAATCTTGACGCCCTGCACATAACACTGTGGGAGCGGGCTTGCTCGCGAATGCGGTGTGTCAGTCAACATTGATGTTGTCTGACACGGCCCCTTCGCGAGCAAGCCCGCTCCCACATTTGGTTTTGCGGTGTCAGTGACTTAGACGAACAGCGACAACAGCAGGATGAAGCCCAGGCCCACCACGGACAGGATGGTTTCCATCGCGGTCCAGGTCTTGAAGGTTTCCGCCACGGTCATGTTGAAGTACTGCTTCACCAGCCAGAAACCCGCATCGTTCACGTGAGACAGGATCAACGAACCGGCACCGGTCGCCAGTACCAGCAGCTCACGGTTCACACCTGGAATCATCCCCACCACCGGCACCACGATGCCCGCGCCGGTAATGGTGGCTACGGTTGCCGAACCGGTCGCGATACGGATCACCGCTGCTACCAGCCAGGCCAGCAGGATCGGCGAGATCTGTGCGTTCACCGCCATGTGGCCGATTACATCACCCACGCCGCTGGTCACCAGCATCTGCTTGAAGCCACCACCGGCACCGATGATCAGAATGATCGCGGCGGTCGGCGCAAGGCTCGCGTCGAGCAACTTGAGAATTTTGCTGGAGCCCATGCCCTGACGGTGCCCGAAGGTGTACAGCGACAGCAGCAACGCCAGCAGCAGCGCCGAAATCGGGTGACCGATCAGATCCATGAACGAGCGGAAGAAATTGCCTTCCGGCAGCACCACGTCGGCAAAGGTCTTGAGCAACATCAGGAACACCGGCAGCAGCACGGTGATCAGGGTGATGCTGAAGCTCGGCAGCTCAGCTGCCTCTGGCTCGCGCGCCAGTTGGTCGACCAGTTCCTGGTTAGGATGACCCGGAATGTACTTGGCAATGAACGTGCCGTAGATCGGTCCGGCGATGATGGCCGTCGGCAGCGCAACGATCAGACCGTAGAGAATGGTTTTACCGATGTCGGCACCGAACACGCCGATGGCCAGCAACGGGCCCGGGTGCGGCGGAACCAGACCGTGCACGGCGGACAGACCGGCCAGCAGCGGGATACCGATCTTGATGATCGACACGCCGGTACGCCGGGCGACGATGAACACCAGCGGGATCAGCAGCACGAAGCCGATTTCGAAAAACAGCGGAATGCCGACCAGGAACGCGGCGAACATCATCGCCCACTGCACCTTGTCCTTGCCGAACGCGCGAATCAGGGTTTGGGCAATCTGATCCGCCCCGCCCGACTCGGCCATCATTTTGCCGAGCATCGTGCCCAGCGCGAGGATGATCCCGACGAAACCGAGCACCCCACCGAAGCCGTCCTGGAACGCCTTGATGATGGTGCCGATCGGCATGCCGGAGGTCAGCCCGAGAAACGCGGCGGCAATAATCAGAGCAATGAAGGGATGCAGCTTGAATTTGGTAATCAGGACAATAAGCCCGATCACCGTGACCACTGCATCGAGCAGCAGGAACGTCTCGTGGGACATGCCAAACATTAGGGGTGTCTCCTGGTTGTTGTTGTTATTAAAGCGGGTAATTCGCAAGCCATCAGGACAGCGCTATCTCTTCGGGCAAAACTCATACGGCGTGTTTCAGGCCATGAGCCTGCCACCAGTCATGAGCTTGCTTCGCCAATTGGTCGACGCTGTGGTTAGACGCGTCCAGAGCCAGGGTCAGGGGCTCACCAACAGGCGATTCAAGGGTGGCGAACTGGCTGTCGATCAACGTCGATGGCATGAAGTGGCCCGGCCGATGAGAGACACGATCAGCGGCAACTTCAGGGGTCAGTTCAAGGAACACGAAGCCCAGGCCCGGCAAGGCGCTGCGCAGACGTTCACGGTAAATGAGTTTGAGGGCCGAGCAGGTGAGCACCGGGCGTTCGCCCTTGGCGTCGATGCGGCGCAATTCATCGCACAAGCTGTCGAGCCAGCCGGCGCGGTCGTCGTCGTTCAGGGGGATACCTGCGCTCATCTTTTCGATATTGGCGGCAGGGTGGAAAGTGTCGCCTTCAATGGCGGTCGCGCCGCTGAGTTGGCACAAGGCCTCGCTGACGCAAGTCTTGCCGCAACCGGCAACGCCCATGATGACCAGGGCGGTGATGGGATGATTCATGTAACACCTCAGCGCGCAGACAGCGCTACCTTTGACAGACAGGACACTCCAATCAAAAGCAGAAGTTGCCGACGCCTTCTTGTCATTTTTGTGGGTTGCAGCATGTTCGTTCTCAACGCCAAAAAACGGGGATCAGGCAAACCCCGCTCACGCATTTGCAGCTGCGTCGAGACAGCGCTACCTTAGTGCCTCGAATTTTGTTTGGCAAGCCGTCCGATGATCTCCCCTAAAAACGATAAAAATACGCGCACCACTGGCCGCCCCACTTTGAACGAAGTCGCACGCCTGGCCGGTGTCAGCCCGATCACCGCCTCTCGCGCCCTGCGCGGGGTCAGCACGGTGGCCACCGAACTGGTGGAAAAAGTCCAGAAAGCGGCGCTTGAACTCAACTACGTGGTCAACCCTGCCGCCCGCGCGTTAGCCTCGGCCCAGAGCCATTCGGTGGTGGTATTGGTGCCGTCACTGTCCAACTTATTGTTCATCGACACGCTGGAAGCCATTCATCAGGTTTTACGCCCCAAAGGCTTCGAAGTGCTGATCGGGAACTTCCACTACTCACGTGACGAAGAAGAAAACCTGCTGCGCAATTACATGGCGTATCAGCCTCGCGGTCTGCTGCTGACCGGTTTCGACCGCACCGAAAGTTCGCGCCGGATGATCGAGGCCAGCAACATTCCGTGCGTGTACATGATGGAACTGGACAGCGCCGCCGGGCTCAATTGCGTGGGCTTCTCGCAACTGGCCGCCGGTGAAACAGCGGCCGAACATTTACTGTCACGCGGTCGCAAGCGCCTCGCCTATATCGGCGCGCAACTCGATCAACGCACGTTGCTGCGCGGCGAAGGTTTCCGCAAAGCCCTGCAAAAGGCCGGTTTGTATGACCCGGACCTGGAAGTGCTGACCCCGCGCGCCTCCTCCGTCGGCCTCGGTGGCGAACTGTTCCTGCAACTGCTCGCCACTCATCCCGATGTCGACGCGATCTTCTTCGGTAACGACGACCTGGCCCAGGGCGCACTGCTGGAAGCCATGCGCTGCGGGATCAAGATCCCCGAACAAGTGGCGATCCTCGGCTTCAACGACCTGCCGGCCTCGGCGCACATGGTCCCGCGTCTGAGCAGCATCAGCACCCCGCGAGAAGCCATCGGCCGGCGCGCAGCGGAGCAGATGTTGACGTTGATGGCCGGCAACACGGTGGCCAAACCAGTGCAGGACATGGGGTTTGAGTTGAAGGTGCGCGAGAGTACGTAGCCACTGTGGGAGCGAGCTTGCTCCTACACTGGATCAACGCCCCATCAATTCCACAAACGCCAACGCCCCTTTCTGCAATGGCTGGCTCTTGAGCCACACCGCATGCACCGGCAGCACCAACCCGTTCTCAATGTTGCGGAAACTCAGACGCTTGAGCCTTCCGGCATCAAGCATCGGCTGGACCACCGACAGCGGAAAATTGCCCCAACCCAATCCGGTTTCGACCATTTCCAGCGCCATGGCCAAGGTGTCGGTGCGCCAGTAAGACTCGGCCACCAGTGGCCGGGTTTCGCTGATCGGCAGGTCGCGGCCGGCGACGATGATTTGCCGTACGTGGACCAAGTCTTCCAGGAACAAATCCTTGCCCTGAAACAGCGGATTGTCCGCCGCCAGCGTGGCGATCATCCGTTCGGTGCCAACGAACTGGAACCGCTCCAGCACGTTCATGATCAGCCCGGCGAACGCCAGGCAAACGCTGACCCGGCCGCTGTGGAGCATCGCCAGCACATCATCCTGCGGTGCGCTGAGCATTTCGATGTCCAGTAGCGGATGACGCTCGGCGATGACCTTGATCGCCGCCATCACGCTGCCCTTGTCGATGTCCGCCACGACCCCGATCGACAACTTGCTTTCCAGCCCCAGCGACAACTCGATCGCATGCACTTGCAGCTGTTTGAGCTGCTCGGCGATCAGTCGCGCATGCGGCACCAATGCGCTGGCCATCGCCGTCGGCACCGGTTCGCGATGGCTGCGATCGAACAGTGGATAACCGAGCTCGGCTTCCAGGTTGGCGATGCCCATGCTCACCGCCGACGGCACTTTACCCAGTGCCCGGGCGGCAGCGGAAAACGAGCCGCGCTCGATCACCGCGAGGAACAACTCGATGCTGTCGCTGTTGAAATTCATTCCTCTTCCTATCAATAAAACTGAAAGCTACTGACTTTTTCTGTCAGCTCTATTGAAGCTATCTTTCGCCGCCTTCGCCAGTGCTCCTGGCTTCAAGTTCGCAGAAAGAGGCAAATTCCCATGCAAGGCGTTAAACGAAAACTGGTCTACGTGTCGCTTTACGAGGTCATCGGCATGACCTTCTCGGCCCTGGGCCTGGCTTTGTTGTCCGGCACCTCGCCCGGCAGCACTGGCCCGTTGGCAGTGATCATTACCAGCATCGCGGTGACTTGGAATTTCATCTACACCACGCTGTTCGAGCGCTGGGAAGGCCGTCAGCCCTCGCGCGCCCGCACCGTTAAACGGCGCATCGCCCATGCCGTGGGTTTTCAACTAACCTTGATAGTGTTCCTCATCCCGTTGATCGCCTGGTGGATGAACATCAGCCTGGTGCAAGCCTTTCTGCTGGACGCGGCGCTGATCATTTTCATCCCGTGCTACACCTTCGCCTTCAACTGGTTGTTTGATCGCACGTTTGGTTTGCCAACTTCGGCGCTGCCGGATCCGGTTTGAAAACGCTGAATGTCTGTTAGATTCCTGAAGCGTCGAATCGCTAACGGAGTAGCTCAATGGAACATGCACTGAAGATTCTGGGTAAAGCCTCGTCCATCAACGTCAGAAAAGTCCTGTGGACCTGTGAGGAACTGGGTGTTGCCTACGAACGTGAAGACTGGGGCGGCGGTTATGCGTCGACCCACACGCCGGAGTTTCTCAGGCTCAATCCCAACGCACTGGTACCGGTGATCATCGATGAGGCCGGCGTGCTGTGGGAGTCCAACACCATCTGCCGCTATCTGGCCGGCAAACACCACAACACCGATCTGCTACCCCACGAATCGGCGGCCCGCGCTCGGGTGGAGCAGTGGATGGATTGGCAAGCGACTGAACTCAATGCCTCCTGGAGCTTTGCGTTCACGGCGTTGGTGCGCAAAGATCCGGAGTTCCAGGACCCGCATCACATTGCCGCCGGTGTACACAACTGGAATCAGAAAATGGGCATCCTCGAGCATCAGCTCGCGGCCACCAAAGCGTATGTCGCCGGGCCACACTTCACGCTGGCGGACATCGTCATCGGTCTGTCGGTCAACCGCTGGCTGATGACACCGATGGAGCGCCCCGACTACCCGGCCATCGACGAGTATTTCCAACGGTTGGCACAACGCCCGGGATTCCTGAAACACGGCTGCAACGGCCTGCCTTGAGCGGCTCCCGCGCTACAAATCGCTAAAAAATAAACATTCGTAGTGGCTGGTGCAGCAAGCGGTCGACCTCAGCCGCCCGGCGGCAAAGGTTGACCTCAACCCCTCGGTCACCCTTGAGCCGTAAAACAACAATCAATTGATTTTGTTAGTGTTTTTAATTAGGCACAGTATTTGCTGAAAGTACTGCACCGCAAATACCTACAAGGTCTATTCATCATGTTGGTCAGTGCAAAACAAAACCTGGTGACGCCCCTCCCCAAGCGACCCGGCGACGAACCGATCTCGGGCGCCGCCGCCGGACTTCAGGGCGGCCTACAAGCCGCCATGACACAAGCCCTGCAACACAATGTGCAAGCGCAAACCGCGCAGACCACTAAGCAGGTCCAGGACTCAGCCACCCAAATCGCTACCCAACAAGTCAGCGAAGCAACCCGGATCAGCGATAACGTCGATGAAGCGTTCGCCAAAACCCGCGTGGGACTGCAAGCCTCGTCCGCCCACCTACCCGCCGATGTTGAAACAGCCACGGACGCCTTCAAGGAGTACATGAGCAAAACACCGGAGCAGCGGTTGCGCGACAGTATTTTGCAAGAGATGGGGTTGACGGAAGATGACTTGAAAACCATGCCACCGGAAAAACAACTGGCGATCGGTAAAGAGATTGCCGAGCGCATGCAAGACAAGATCAAACTGGCGCAGGCCGAGAAGGAAAACAGCAGCAGCGAAAAAGGCAGCAGCCAGGTGGTCGACAAGTTCCTCGCTTCGCTTTAAAAGTGCGGAAATCAATAAAAGAGGGTCCCTTCGAGGGCAATGCCAGTCAGTTAAGGAACGACACAATCCGTAGCAGCTGGCGAAGCCTGCGTTCGGCTGCGTAGCAGTCGTAAAACCTGAGTTTGCGGTCTTCCTGAAACACCGCATCGTCTGATTTCACGACTGCTGCGCAGCCGAACGCAGGCTTCGCCAGCTGCTACGGATCGCGTTTTGGCTTAACTGATCGACATTACCCTTCGAGGGACCCTTTTCAATGTGCCGCTATCAACTTATCTGCAACGTCGAATTAAACTGACTGATCGCATCCACCACATGCCGCGATCCTTGCTGTATCTCCAGAATCACCTCCCCCGCCTCGTTCGCCAGTTCCACGCCTAATCCGGTTCGACTCAAACTAGACTGCATGCTCGACACCGCACTCAATGACAAATCGTGGTTCTTGCGCACCACTTCAACGATCTCCAGCGTTGCCTGGCTCGTTCGTGCCGCAAGGCTGCGAACTTCATCGGCGACTACCGCGAACCCGCGCCCGTGTTCCCCGGCCCGGGCCGCTTCGATCGCGGCGTTGAGCGCCAGCAGGTTGGTCTGATCGGCAATACCGCGAATGGTCTGAACGATGGTGCCGATGATGTCGGACTGTTTGCTCACCGCGTCGATGCTCAGCGCCGCTTCGTTGAGGTCGCGGGAAATGTCCTGGATGATCTGCACCGTTTGCTGAACCACCTGAGAACCTTTCTGCGCACAGGCGTCGTTTTGAACCGAGGTGCTGTGGGCCGACTCCGCGGCGGTTTGCAGGGTGGTGACTTGCTGGGTGATGTCGCTGGCGAACTTAACCACTTTGTACAATCGACCCTTGGTGTCGAACAGCGGGTTGTAGGAGGCCTCCAGGAAAACCGTATGACCGTGCTTATCTTTGCGCTCGAAACGGTGCGAGTGATATTCGCCGCGATTGAGCGAGGCCCAGAACGCTTTGTAGGCCTGAGATTCGGCTTCGGCGCGATGACAAAACAGGCTGTGGTGTTGGCCAACCACTTCGTTGAGCGAGTAATGCATCGTCTTCAAGAAGTTGTCGTTGGCCGTGATGACTTTGCCATCCGGGGTGAATTCGATCACGGCCATGGAACGACCGATCGCCGCGAGCATGCTCTCGCTTTCGTGTTCCTTATAGGTCCTGGCTGAGATATCAGTGGCGACTTTGATCACACTCCGAACCTGACGATCAGCGCCGAACACCGGCATATAGCTGGCTTCGAGCCAGATCTCCTTGCCGCTCTTGTTCAAGCGTAAAAAGTTCCCGCTCACCGGTTCGCCACGGGCCAGGTCACGCCACAACTTGGCGTAGGCTTCGCTTCGATAAAACGCTTCTTCGCAAAAGATCCGGTGATGCTTACCGCGCACTTCTTCGGCGCTGTAACCCATGGCACTGCAAAAGTTGTCGTTGGCATCGAGCACGATGCCTTCGGGGGTGAACTCAATCATCGCCATCGAGCGGCTGACTGCGGCCAACTTCGCGTTAGCCTCGGTCAGCGCGCAACTGAATCGTTCGATTTCCAGCAGGTCGGTCTTGTGACGTCGGTTAAACATAGTCGTATCACCTTCAGCGCGGTCTTTTGTTTGATGAAAGTTCTTTGGTCTTTCAACAGCTCCACCACTACGTTCCAAGGAACAGGCACACGCATCCCTCCACAGGAAGGACTTGGTCAGGTGATCAATGATGTTTAATCGGAGAGTCCATGCAGCAACGCTCTTATCAAGACATCCTTCTCTTGATAGCCCGAAACCGGGCCAGCCCTAACGTTCTGATAAGACATTCCATTGACCGGACAGCTCCGTGTTGTTCAGAGTCGGTGCCTTGGGTTGCGCACGCTTTTAACGTGTATGACGGCCTTCACATGGCGGTCGACATAGTTAGTTACGATTCAGCATAGACTGGCGAGTCAGGTAAGCAAGGCCACTAGTCGGCCAGTATTGAGGACAAAATCGGTTCAGCTTCGGTATGCGTCATTTCTCGGCAAGCAGACTCATCAACGCCTGCACTGCCGCCGAGGGTGGCTTGTTCGCAGCGGCCACCAAAGCAAACTCTCGATCGATACGCGGAGTCACCGGCACCACGCGCAGCCCCTGAAGTTGGCTCGGCAGCGTCATCTCCGGCACCAGCGTCACGCCGATGTTTTCCCGCACCAGGGTGAACGCACTGCTCCATTCACGGACCTCGACCCGCACATCAAGCAGTTGCAGCCCGGCATCCTCCGCCAGGCTACGAGCGTTGGTCGAACAACCGCCCGTGGCCAGTACAAAAGGTTGTTCCGCCAACTCAGCCAGAGAGACGCCTTCTTCATTCGAACGGCGAGCCAAAGGATGGCCGCCAGGCACCACCGCCATCCAGGCATCACGTCCCAGGCGACCGGCATTGCGCTCGGGCGCCGGGTTCAACACCACGCCGACATCCACCAGCCCGGCACCGAGCAGTGTTTCCACTTCATCGTCGCTGACCTCCAGCGCGACCACCTGAATGCCGGAATAAAGCCGATTGAACTGACGCAGCAGCGGCGGCAGGAAAGTCGCCAGCACCATGGGGAAACTGGCCAGGCGAATCGTCCCGCGCTGAATGTCTTTGGTGGAATCGACAGTACTGCGAATGGTTTCCAGAGCACCGAGCATGGTTCTCGCGTGTTCGATCACAGACAGGCCGATTGCCGTCGGCAAGGCCTGGCGATTCTCTCGACTGAACAGTTGAACGCCCAGGGTTTCCTCAATCAATGCCAAGGCCTGGCTGGCACCGGACTGGGTCATGCCGACCCGCTCGGCAGCCCGGGTAATGTTGCCCGTGTCAGCCACCGCCACCACCATTCGCCAGTGCATCAGATTCATCAGATTCATCATGGCAGTAGCTTTCCTTATGGCGGTTTTCTGAAAGATTAATTTTACGAAGGTGCCGCGCACTATGACACTGGCGCAAATCCCCAGCCAGAGCCCTGCCGATGAAGTTGTATTACGCCCCACACGCCTGCTCGCTGGCGCCGCATATCGTGCTGCGCGAACTCGATCTGCCGTTCGAATTGATCCGCGTCGACAACACCAGCAAGCGAACCGCCAACGGCGAGGACTTCCTCGCCATCAATCCAAAGGGCTACGTCGCGGCACTGCAACTGGACAACGAACACGTGTTGACCGAAGGCCCGGCGATCCTGCAATACCTGGCAGACCTGCGACCCGAAGCGAACCTGGCACCGATGGGCGGGACGCTCGAGCGAGTGCGGTTGCAGGAATGGCTGAATTTCATTTCGACAGAGATTCATGGCGGGCTTGGCTGGCTGTTCAGTTCGCAGTTCCCGGATGAGGTGAAAGCGCTGATCAAGGAGAAACTGTTCAAGCGGTTTGCGGTGTTGTGTCAGACGCTGGAGCGCCAGGATTATTTGATGGCTGACGGGTTCAGCATTGCCGATGCGTATTTGTTTACGGTGTTGCGCTGGGCGCACCTGTTTGCCATCGATTTGAATGAGTGGCCGGCGTTGGCGCGGTTTCAGGCACGGGTTGATCATCGACCAGCCGTGAAGGCTGCGTTGGCCGCGGAGTTGGTGTAAGTCTCAAGACCATCGTCGGAACGCCGCCCGGAGCAAGCTCGCTCCCACATTGGATCTATGTCATGCCGAAGATCCAATGTGGGAGCGAGCTTGCTCCGGGCGGCGTTCCGACGATGGCTATTTTCCAGGCACTACAAATTTACAAACTCGCACTCACTTTAGTAGCCACTTCACCGGGCACCCAACCCTTCCAGATCTGCGGCTGATCACGCAAAAACGCTTCGGCCACCTGACGCGGTTGCAGGCGCTTTTCGCTCATCTGACCAAGCGTGTGGTTCAGCAGATCGATCGGCAGATCGACCTTTTCGAAGAACGCCACCAGGTCCGGGTACTGCGCCTTGAACGGCGCGGACACGCCGATCGCCAGGTTCGCCGGCATCGAACGCGTGCCTTTTGGATTGGGGTTGTTGGCGTCGGCCAAGGTCTTCCAGGCGTCGGCGTCGAACGCCGGCTCGTCGAGTTTCACCAGTTTGAATCGCCCCAACAGCGGCGTCGGCGACCAGTAGTAGAACAGCACCGGTTTGCCTCGACGGATCGACGAAGCCACCTCGGCATCCAGCGCGGCGCCAGACCCCGTGCGGAAGTTGACGAAGCTGTCGGTCAGGTCATAGGCCTTGAGTTTCTGACTGTTGACGATCTCCGAGGTCCAGCCGGTCGGGCTGTTGAGGAAGCGTCCTCGGCTCGGGTCTTCCGGGTCGCGGAACACATCTTTGTAACGCGCCAGATCAGCGACGGATTTCAGCTCCGGGGCCAGGGGTTTGATGCCGCGTTCGGGATCGCCCTTGATCACGTATTCCGGCACCCACCAGCCTTCGGTGGCGCCTTTGACCGTGTCGCCCAGCCCAAACACTTTGCCTTGCGAGGCGGCTTTGACCCACGCCGGAATGCGCCCGGCCCACTCTTCGCCGATCACTTGAATATCGTTCTTGGCCAACGCCGCTTCGAGGCTGACGGTGCTGCCCGGCAAGGTATCTGTCGGGTAGCCGTAACCTTTCTCGACAATCAATCGCAGGATTTCTGTGATGAGGCTGCCGCTTTCCCAGGTGATGTCGCCGAAGTGGATCGGCGCGGTTTTCTCCGCTGCGGGAACGTGGGTAGCCACAAAACTCAGGGCCAGCAGTGAACTGCCGAGCAGGGTTTTGATTGATCTCATGCGGACCTCCGGGTCAGGGGATTCAAAGATTGGTTGGCGCTGTGCCGGGCGCACAGGGCTTGGGTACGAGTCATGTAAACGCTGACCGAGCGTTGGGAAATGCCCAATTCGGCGGCGATTTGCGGGTAGGTCAGACCGTCGATTCGCGATAACAGGAAAGTTGCCCGAACCTTGCCCGGCAAGCGCTCAAGCGTGCG from Pseudomonas sp. ACM7 includes:
- a CDS encoding LysR family transcriptional regulator: MMNLMHWRMVVAVADTGNITRAAERVGMTQSGASQALALIEETLGVQLFSRENRQALPTAIGLSVIEHARTMLGALETIRSTVDSTKDIQRGTIRLASFPMVLATFLPPLLRQFNRLYSGIQVVALEVSDDEVETLLGAGLVDVGVVLNPAPERNAGRLGRDAWMAVVPGGHPLARRSNEEGVSLAELAEQPFVLATGGCSTNARSLAEDAGLQLLDVRVEVREWSSAFTLVRENIGVTLVPEMTLPSQLQGLRVVPVTPRIDREFALVAAANKPPSAAVQALMSLLAEK
- a CDS encoding ABC transporter substrate-binding protein, whose translation is MRSIKTLLGSSLLALSFVATHVPAAEKTAPIHFGDITWESGSLITEILRLIVEKGYGYPTDTLPGSTVSLEAALAKNDIQVIGEEWAGRIPAWVKAASQGKVFGLGDTVKGATEGWWVPEYVIKGDPERGIKPLAPELKSVADLARYKDVFRDPEDPSRGRFLNSPTGWTSEIVNSQKLKAYDLTDSFVNFRTGSGAALDAEVASSIRRGKPVLFYYWSPTPLLGRFKLVKLDEPAFDADAWKTLADANNPNPKGTRSMPANLAIGVSAPFKAQYPDLVAFFEKVDLPIDLLNHTLGQMSEKRLQPRQVAEAFLRDQPQIWKGWVPGEVATKVSASL
- a CDS encoding LacI family DNA-binding transcriptional regulator; the encoded protein is MISPKNDKNTRTTGRPTLNEVARLAGVSPITASRALRGVSTVATELVEKVQKAALELNYVVNPAARALASAQSHSVVVLVPSLSNLLFIDTLEAIHQVLRPKGFEVLIGNFHYSRDEEENLLRNYMAYQPRGLLLTGFDRTESSRRMIEASNIPCVYMMELDSAAGLNCVGFSQLAAGETAAEHLLSRGRKRLAYIGAQLDQRTLLRGEGFRKALQKAGLYDPDLEVLTPRASSVGLGGELFLQLLATHPDVDAIFFGNDDLAQGALLEAMRCGIKIPEQVAILGFNDLPASAHMVPRLSSISTPREAIGRRAAEQMLTLMAGNTVAKPVQDMGFELKVREST
- a CDS encoding glutathione S-transferase family protein: MEHALKILGKASSINVRKVLWTCEELGVAYEREDWGGGYASTHTPEFLRLNPNALVPVIIDEAGVLWESNTICRYLAGKHHNTDLLPHESAARARVEQWMDWQATELNASWSFAFTALVRKDPEFQDPHHIAAGVHNWNQKMGILEHQLAATKAYVAGPHFTLADIVIGLSVNRWLMTPMERPDYPAIDEYFQRLAQRPGFLKHGCNGLP
- a CDS encoding PACE efflux transporter yields the protein MQGVKRKLVYVSLYEVIGMTFSALGLALLSGTSPGSTGPLAVIITSIAVTWNFIYTTLFERWEGRQPSRARTVKRRIAHAVGFQLTLIVFLIPLIAWWMNISLVQAFLLDAALIIFIPCYTFAFNWLFDRTFGLPTSALPDPV
- a CDS encoding methyl-accepting chemotaxis protein codes for the protein MVQQTVQIIQDISRDLNEAALSIDAVSKQSDIIGTIVQTIRGIADQTNLLALNAAIEAARAGEHGRGFAVVADEVRSLAARTSQATLEIVEVVRKNHDLSLSAVSSMQSSLSRTGLGVELANEAGEVILEIQQGSRHVVDAISQFNSTLQIS
- a CDS encoding gluconokinase; translated protein: MNHPITALVIMGVAGCGKTCVSEALCQLSGATAIEGDTFHPAANIEKMSAGIPLNDDDRAGWLDSLCDELRRIDAKGERPVLTCSALKLIYRERLRSALPGLGFVFLELTPEVAADRVSHRPGHFMPSTLIDSQFATLESPVGEPLTLALDASNHSVDQLAKQAHDWWQAHGLKHAV
- a CDS encoding LysR family transcriptional regulator; the encoded protein is MNFNSDSIELFLAVIERGSFSAAARALGKVPSAVSMGIANLEAELGYPLFDRSHREPVPTAMASALVPHARLIAEQLKQLQVHAIELSLGLESKLSIGVVADIDKGSVMAAIKVIAERHPLLDIEMLSAPQDDVLAMLHSGRVSVCLAFAGLIMNVLERFQFVGTERMIATLAADNPLFQGKDLFLEDLVHVRQIIVAGRDLPISETRPLVAESYWRTDTLAMALEMVETGLGWGNFPLSVVQPMLDAGRLKRLSFRNIENGLVLPVHAVWLKSQPLQKGALAFVELMGR
- a CDS encoding GntP family permease — translated: MFGMSHETFLLLDAVVTVIGLIVLITKFKLHPFIALIIAAAFLGLTSGMPIGTIIKAFQDGFGGVLGFVGIILALGTMLGKMMAESGGADQIAQTLIRAFGKDKVQWAMMFAAFLVGIPLFFEIGFVLLIPLVFIVARRTGVSIIKIGIPLLAGLSAVHGLVPPHPGPLLAIGVFGADIGKTILYGLIVALPTAIIAGPIYGTFIAKYIPGHPNQELVDQLAREPEAAELPSFSITLITVLLPVFLMLLKTFADVVLPEGNFFRSFMDLIGHPISALLLALLLSLYTFGHRQGMGSSKILKLLDASLAPTAAIILIIGAGGGFKQMLVTSGVGDVIGHMAVNAQISPILLAWLVAAVIRIATGSATVATITGAGIVVPVVGMIPGVNRELLVLATGAGSLILSHVNDAGFWLVKQYFNMTVAETFKTWTAMETILSVVGLGFILLLSLFV
- the gstA gene encoding glutathione transferase GstA, producing MKLYYAPHACSLAPHIVLRELDLPFELIRVDNTSKRTANGEDFLAINPKGYVAALQLDNEHVLTEGPAILQYLADLRPEANLAPMGGTLERVRLQEWLNFISTEIHGGLGWLFSSQFPDEVKALIKEKLFKRFAVLCQTLERQDYLMADGFSIADAYLFTVLRWAHLFAIDLNEWPALARFQARVDHRPAVKAALAAELV